GTATAAAAGCTTTGTCAGGTCAGTTCCTTCACAAACAGCATTCTACTTTGAGCTTCTGCACAAGAGCAAAGGCAGACACCAGCATGGTAAAGTTTCTGCTGCTGGCTTTGGCATTTGGTCTGGCCCATGCTCATGCTGAGGTAAATTCATTTGGTCTGTACATTGGTTTGATGATCTTCAACAGCATATTTCTGTAGATGTGATATGTCATTTAGTTTGTCTATATAAGTCCATATTTATACAGTAAACTTTCTGACTTTCACTCATGCGCACTTTTTCAATCAGGTTTTTCTaagatgaaacaaatgaaataaggaaactaCGGGTTGAATTTCAGAGCTTAAGAGACCAACACATGAGTAGTTTCAAAAGGTCTCAGGTATCAAATGCTATGTAAATTGAGTCATCGTATTACCCTGTGTATTTCACATCCCTAGAAGCATAATTTTGaaccaataaacaaaatattggtGATTTATGCTTCtagttattttatgtatttacaaaGCCTGGGATCAGAGATTCGATACCAACTCACATTCCAATGGCCTTTATTGTTTGTTCAGATTGAAGGAAAGTGGGTTACTACTGCAATCGCTGCAGACAATGCTGACATAATAGAAGAAGGAAGACCTATGAGACTCTTTGTTCGTGAACTTGCTTGTACTGAGGCATGTAATAGATTGGAATTCACATTTTATATCAAGTAAGCAAATTGTGAACCGTGCAAACTGCGAAGACTGTTTACGTCTCACAGATTTTATGTTGATAAACTTACAGGCAAATGTTCTGTTTCTGGTCTTGAAATTGAAGGCCTTATTTTCAGAAATGTGATTATGTTGTTCCATGATGGTTTAGCTCTGGACACCACTCAGAAGTTAGACACTGTCTCCAGTTCCTTGAATGTTTTCTTAGAATTGTCCAGGTTGGACGCCTGTGCTCTAATATTTTATGCAGGAGATGCTAAGAATCTCATTAATAGTAAGTCAAAAGTGTGTGTGAACATTTGGTTCAAAGCATACATGTTACTTAATATGTCATGTAATGATAATAAGTTATTATTCAGTCAATGACATCATAAGAAAGTCTTCTACACACAGTTCAGATAGATCTAATTTGTAAAGTACTGTCTCTGATGCTCTAGTTTCAAAAATTCTCTCTCTGAAATTTGGGTAACTATGTTCATTGAAAGAGTGCATAATAGCATAAGAactttaagaacttagaactatTTCTATCTTCTAGCTCCAACTGTAAGTTTTAAGTTACTAACAAAATCacttaaaatgtatgtatataaacttATGTACATTATTATTGACTGGAACATGAGAATTTAGATATTAATCATCATATGCATTAAGTAGTGAAAGTTGGATAGAGAAGTCATCGGAGCATTCATAGCACTCAGAAAAATTTCCACAAATAAAGGAAGTCATGTGTGTGATTACAAACAGGATGGTAATTTTAAACAAGAATTAGGAGAAGTGAGGTAATCATAGGAACATCTGTTCCATCTCTGTACACTGTTCATAGATACTATTATTTTCAAACTCATTATAATATGTGAAGATCTTTAATATGAACTCAAAGGTTATAAAGGATAAACCATCATTTCCATGTTTGACTTGTAGGGTGAATGGACAATGTACAACGACCAAAGTCATTGCAAATAGGCAAGCAGATGGCCAGTACAGAGCCCAGTGTAAGTACAGAATTTGGGAGCTTTCTCTGAACAAAAGCATTGTGGGTGAGCATACAAGCTGGCACTTCAGTTGCCCATAGGTATATAAATCTAGAATAATTTTGGTTTCTTGGAAATTTCTTAATCGTTCCAACTAACATAGATATGTTACAAGTCAGAGTATGTTGTAGGTCAACTGAAGTTTACATGAAGAACACTATTACCTAAAAGTGTGAGTAAtgctaagaaaatgtctccaaataCCTTCCTGCATGAAAATTTATTTCTAGTTAGTATTCATTGTCTTTACTTTTATACAGTATCTTGGTTTGCTATTGGACAGGCCTGCCACTCACTAATAAGTCTCAGTGGCCTCGCACATCTTTGCAAACTTCGTGCCTGACGCTAAAAAGTACTTATATTACAAGCATTCTCTACCATCTTTGATTCATAGAGTATTTAAACAGTGCTATATTaaggtttctttttctcatattttatagAGTTgctaacatttaaattatttggTGATATACTTCAATTTGAAAAACAGTTAGAGGAAAATCTGCTTAAGAATTTCAGACAGACATTCAATTttgtaaaaatgacaaaataatagCATGATTATTCAGCTGAATTATAACTGGTGTGGCTTTTTTAATCATAAATGAATGAAGGGCATATTCTTCTGGAAAGTCTATTGTTTTCAATACTTACATGGTTATTAAAAAGAGGTGCTCTAATAGAAAATTGATAGCtcctaaaatcttttatttttccattgaacAACTTTTATCCTTTAATCAGTGTCAGTAAGAGGaaataccaaacacacacagagagattgagataaagagagagagagagagagagagagagagagagagagagagaaaggcatatGTACACTcacatagaaaacacacacagagacagacagacacacacacactatgaaagTCTAGTAAACTTGAAATATTCATTGTTATATCTTTTCCATCAATAATCTtacaagaagaaaacatttgtgcATATCTCCAATTAGTACAGTCTCTttgcatatttattaatttgcCCACCGGGTATTATCATGGTATGACACCAAAGTTTTATACTTTCAGGaaattgttaagtgatattttgGATATGGTTGAAAGGGGAAGGAATACCCAGCAGAGTGATCCCACAGGTCTTGACACaaggaattcagagaaaatggaaagtgtcTGTCCCTAGAATTCACTATCAGGTTTAAAGAGTGGAAACGAGTGGTCACTGCATTATGATGGGATCTGCCAAATGAAGGACTACAAGAATACCTTTGCCCATGTTTTTCATATGATAGTGAATCAGAGATGATTTCTAGAATCATGGCCAATATTAATGTTTTGTCACAGGTGACAttaaacaaagtagaaaaaatgAGTGACACTCATTTTGAAATGTTTCTCTTACTGCAGTTGAAGGTGACAATATAATTGCACCTGTGTATGTGACACCAGAAATCATAATCTTTCTTGTTCAGAATGTGGATAGAACTGGCCGGACAACAAACCTGATTTATGTTCTTGGTAAGAATGGTAGTGGGTTTTCTGATGTAGTAAGAGAAGTATCCCCCTGCAAATGGTGCCCAAGTACAGTATCATGTGTTTCCAAACTTCTCTCCACTAAATTAAAATGTGATTATTGTGTGGAccatcttttactttattttgtaatttaagtAGAATGGTCATTGAAGACTTGTGGTAATGGGGGAGCCTATTGGAAGTGTTTATGTTCATGTTTCCTCACTGGAAATGAGGGAGCATATATTATTTTCCCAAAGTTCAGACCATTTTGAGTGTCATTTTCTCAAGTGTgtactaaattaaaaaatgaactcTAGATGATAGACTTGGAAGAAATGTGAAGCTTTACTAACAGGCCCCCAAGAATCTCTAGTGTCATGGTTTTGAAAGTGGGTAAGATTGAGTTG
The sequence above is a segment of the Chionomys nivalis chromosome X, mChiNiv1.1, whole genome shotgun sequence genome. Coding sequences within it:
- the LOC130868237 gene encoding odorant-binding protein-like, translated to MVKFLLLALAFGLAHAHAEIEGKWVTTAIAADNADIIEEGRPMRLFVRELACTEACNRLEFTFYIKVNGQCTTTKVIANRQADGQYRAQFEGDNIIAPVYVTPEIIIFLVQNVDRTGRTTNLIYVLGKGQSLTSVQYEKLEEFAKVQNIPRKNIQDILATDICPK